A stretch of the Oenococcus sp. UCMA 16435 genome encodes the following:
- a CDS encoding helix-turn-helix domain-containing protein, giving the protein MTSLTDLASKLLDLQKQDHFAPRSYRTEIEDSMRFSAEHGYGDLAIKVRDLWNQLSDNDHKREMFDSNTNKNLSIYEKKQRAYQMRKEGISYSAIADYIGISSTTIYKWRQEFQRRQLY; this is encoded by the coding sequence GTGACCAGCCTAACAGATTTAGCCAGCAAGCTATTAGATTTACAAAAACAGGATCATTTCGCACCAAGATCATACCGAACCGAAATTGAAGATTCAATGCGCTTTTCAGCAGAGCATGGTTACGGAGACTTGGCAATAAAAGTGCGCGATTTGTGGAACCAGTTATCGGACAACGACCATAAAAGGGAAATGTTTGATTCAAACACGAACAAAAATTTAAGTATATATGAAAAGAAACAAAGGGCATACCAAATGCGTAAAGAAGGTATATCTTATTCGGCAATTGCTGATTATATTGGTATTAGTTCGACAACAATCTATAAATGGAGACAAGAATTTCAAAGAAGGCAGTTATATTAA
- a CDS encoding GNAT family N-acetyltransferase has product MDIKIRTLERKDLDLVHQLDNERMTMAFWFEEPYESFDELVSLYDKHIHDDRERRFVVDTDGKFAGILELVDIDFIHRTTEIQIIIENTFRGKGIATISMKKGLDYAFNTLNMYKVYLYVDVDNVRGLHIYKKLGFVEEGKLRKHFFANGKYHDSYLMGIFREEVKY; this is encoded by the coding sequence ATGGATATAAAAATTCGCACGTTAGAAAGAAAAGATTTAGACCTTGTCCATCAATTGGATAACGAAAGAATGACAATGGCTTTTTGGTTTGAAGAACCCTACGAATCATTTGATGAGTTGGTTAGTTTATACGATAAACATATTCATGATGATCGGGAACGCCGCTTTGTTGTTGACACCGATGGCAAATTTGCCGGTATTCTCGAACTGGTTGATATTGATTTTATACACAGGACTACTGAAATTCAAATTATTATTGAAAATACATTTCGTGGAAAGGGCATCGCAACAATTTCTATGAAAAAGGGATTGGATTATGCTTTTAACACACTGAATATGTACAAAGTATATTTATATGTCGATGTAGACAATGTTAGAGGGCTTCACATATATAAGAAACTTGGTTTTGTCGAGGAAGGGAAACTTAGAAAACATTTTTTTGCTAATGGCAAATATCATGATAGTTACCTGATGGGAATTTTTCGAGAGGAAGTTAAATATTAA
- a CDS encoding cobalt ABC transporter permease, which translates to MKIISKWRLKDVVTITIISFFLGMIFLFFDWIYTFAYAVLAGFGLGPLVGEILFGLWSMGGPLAYMIVRLPGSALFSETVGAAVESLAGGQFGMLALIAGFFQGFGSELGFALFKYKKFSLKQLLCASICSTIITFASALYIHSYIKLKFDVLITFFSIRLLSNLVFSVGLVYLIWRSCVKAGLINEN; encoded by the coding sequence ATGAAGATTATTTCAAAATGGCGCTTAAAAGACGTAGTCACAATTACGATTATTTCGTTTTTCCTTGGCATGATCTTTTTATTTTTTGATTGGATCTACACATTTGCTTATGCTGTATTGGCTGGTTTTGGTTTGGGACCTTTAGTTGGGGAAATACTATTTGGCTTATGGTCTATGGGAGGTCCTTTAGCATATATGATCGTCAGATTACCAGGATCAGCTTTATTCAGTGAAACCGTCGGAGCAGCAGTTGAAAGTTTGGCGGGTGGCCAATTTGGAATGCTTGCTCTAATAGCCGGTTTTTTCCAAGGATTCGGAAGTGAACTAGGATTTGCTTTGTTTAAATACAAAAAATTTAGTTTAAAGCAGCTTTTATGCGCATCAATATGTTCAACGATAATTACCTTTGCCTCAGCCTTGTATATTCATTCCTACATAAAATTAAAATTCGATGTGCTAATAACTTTCTTTTCAATAAGACTGCTTTCCAATCTTGTTTTTTCGGTTGGTTTAGTTTATTTAATTTGGCGATCATGTGTTAAAGCAGGACTAATCAATGAAAATTAA
- a CDS encoding GNAT family N-acetyltransferase encodes MIHLKDMSQSEYKKYFANAIKTYAKEKIKAGAWEKNSAIKNAEKEYKKLLPNGLNTPDAYLYSIYNSNFQVGYIWFSNVKDNQELVFIYDFGIFAEFQDQGIGTKALELAENEARKLGFDKIGLHAFGSNSRAIHVYKKSGFEITDVSMQKIL; translated from the coding sequence ATGATCCATTTAAAAGATATGAGCCAATCAGAATATAAAAAATACTTCGCTAATGCTATAAAGACCTATGCAAAAGAAAAAATTAAAGCCGGTGCCTGGGAAAAAAACTCAGCAATAAAAAATGCCGAAAAAGAATACAAGAAATTATTGCCAAATGGTTTAAATACGCCTGATGCATACCTATACAGCATTTATAACAGCAACTTCCAAGTAGGATACATTTGGTTTTCTAATGTTAAAGATAATCAAGAACTAGTATTCATCTATGACTTTGGAATATTTGCTGAATTCCAAGATCAAGGAATTGGAACAAAAGCCTTGGAATTAGCCGAAAATGAAGCAAGAAAATTAGGTTTCGATAAAATCGGTCTCCATGCCTTTGGCAGCAACTCGCGAGCTATTCACGTTTACAAAAAAAGTGGTTTTGAAATCACAGATGTTAGTATGCAGAAAATCTTGTAA
- a CDS encoding DUF1211 domain-containing protein, producing MNSKKIKDRLDTFVDAILAIIATIMVLELPIKIVDKQIDFVNLFISIGVYLVSFCFLANVWYQHAVLFSEVEKVSEGIILRELILVFFLSLMPTFTRLMTEDVISITVILYGLLYLLIEFIFRWIAKDLIHSKYSNKSDMQKVYYSIYGKHNNEQTFLNIGLIFLALFLPKIALFLYLAIPIRSFLTINDDRTDFEEVGKMPTQGRKTYLDMSSKERVDFQKMMQQYRRQIHSSAGNRAIREKAWNNFVKESKKSFNINEDQLKDWFNRPERH from the coding sequence ATGAATTCAAAGAAAATAAAGGACAGACTCGATACTTTTGTTGATGCTATTCTTGCGATTATCGCAACTATTATGGTATTAGAGTTGCCGATTAAAATAGTCGATAAACAAATTGATTTTGTTAATTTGTTTATCTCTATAGGCGTTTATTTAGTCAGTTTTTGTTTTTTAGCAAATGTATGGTACCAACATGCGGTTTTATTTTCGGAAGTTGAAAAAGTATCTGAAGGTATTATCTTAAGAGAACTTATTTTAGTATTTTTTCTTTCACTAATGCCAACTTTTACACGACTAATGACTGAGGATGTCATTTCGATTACAGTTATACTTTATGGGCTTTTGTATTTGCTGATTGAATTTATATTTCGTTGGATAGCTAAAGATCTTATTCATTCTAAATATTCCAATAAGAGCGATATGCAGAAGGTTTATTACTCAATTTATGGAAAACACAATAATGAACAAACTTTTTTGAACATTGGTCTGATCTTTTTAGCACTGTTTTTGCCTAAAATTGCTTTATTTTTATATTTAGCAATTCCGATTAGGTCGTTTTTAACTATCAATGATGATCGTACTGATTTTGAAGAAGTTGGAAAAATGCCAACTCAAGGCAGAAAAACATATCTTGATATGTCCAGCAAAGAACGAGTCGATTTTCAAAAAATGATGCAGCAGTATAGACGGCAAATCCATTCAAGTGCCGGGAATCGAGCAATTAGAGAAAAAGCATGGAATAATTTTGTCAAAGAGTCAAAAAAATCTTTTAATATCAATGAAGATCAGTTAAAAGATTGGTTCAACCGACCCGAGCGTCATTAA
- a CDS encoding aquaporin: MKKYIAEFMGTFMLVFLGTGAVVIAKGDVLTIGLAFGLAITISAYAFGSISGGHFNPAVTTAMLINRRINAIDAGYYIVSQILGAIVASFFVRLFVGGLKLSINKLGQTDFPKISVSLAFIVELLITFLFVTVILNVTSEDHGNRDFAGIVIGLSLGFLIIFALNLTGGSLNPARSIGPAIFVGGSALSHLWLYIIAPEFGAILAALFSKSFLKSEA, encoded by the coding sequence ATGAAGAAATATATAGCTGAGTTCATGGGAACTTTTATGCTAGTTTTTTTAGGAACTGGAGCTGTGGTTATCGCTAAGGGAGATGTTTTAACAATCGGTCTGGCTTTCGGTTTAGCAATTACTATTTCAGCCTATGCTTTCGGATCTATCTCCGGAGGACATTTTAATCCTGCCGTTACAACAGCCATGTTGATAAATCGACGAATAAATGCAATTGATGCAGGTTATTATATTGTTTCTCAAATTTTGGGCGCGATCGTAGCATCTTTTTTTGTAAGATTATTCGTTGGCGGCTTAAAATTATCGATCAATAAATTGGGACAAACCGATTTTCCAAAAATTTCGGTTTCATTGGCATTTATTGTTGAATTACTTATAACGTTCCTATTCGTAACCGTTATTTTGAACGTTACCAGCGAGGATCATGGGAACAGAGATTTCGCAGGAATTGTAATTGGCTTAAGTTTAGGTTTCTTGATTATTTTTGCTTTAAATCTAACCGGAGGTTCTTTAAATCCGGCACGTTCAATTGGTCCGGCTATTTTTGTCGGCGGAAGTGCCCTTTCACATTTATGGCTTTACATTATCGCACCAGAATTTGGTGCAATTCTAGCTGCTTTATTTTCTAAATCATTCTTAAAAAGCGAAGCTTGA
- a CDS encoding TetR/AcrR family transcriptional regulator yields MNGQERLAEQSREWLLQALFELLGQLDYSRITVKDISETAKLSRRTFYRSFKNKGDLINYYGDQVIKRYIESLKQIETTEMSFEQVLAAFFNFWWQERQKIKLLIRQDLFINFLVKMTPNAVDLYDLFKAPWHIKGSKQEISYIMSFSVGGFWNILNTWLGKENPEKPQRMVNILLKGLKKINS; encoded by the coding sequence ATGAATGGACAGGAACGTTTGGCAGAGCAATCAAGGGAATGGTTATTGCAAGCTTTATTTGAGTTATTGGGGCAATTGGATTACAGTCGGATAACGGTCAAAGATATCTCCGAAACAGCAAAATTATCAAGGCGGACTTTTTACCGTTCTTTTAAAAATAAAGGCGACTTAATTAATTATTATGGTGATCAGGTAATTAAAAGATATATAGAATCTCTTAAACAGATCGAAACTACTGAAATGAGTTTTGAGCAAGTTTTAGCAGCTTTTTTTAATTTTTGGTGGCAGGAACGTCAAAAAATCAAGCTTTTAATTCGACAGGATCTTTTTATTAATTTTTTGGTTAAAATGACTCCGAATGCTGTCGATCTGTACGATCTTTTTAAAGCGCCCTGGCACATTAAAGGAAGCAAGCAGGAGATTAGTTACATTATGAGTTTTTCAGTTGGTGGATTTTGGAATATCTTGAATACATGGCTTGGCAAGGAAAATCCGGAAAAGCCTCAGAGAATGGTTAATATTTTGTTGAAAGGACTTAAAAAAATAAACTCCTGA
- a CDS encoding DHA2 family efflux MFS transporter permease subunit, producing the protein MNKIKYFLPVLLLGNLLCMMDVSIMTIILPKLQTAFNESLTNLSWVINVYTIIFATLIIPFGRLAERFGRNKFVFCGLFIFGLGSLLTGLSTNLVFMLFARAIQSIGTASIIPTSMVIGLENSDQSNRNKIVAALAGIQGLAVALGPAVGGVVSQYWGWRWVFFINVPLVILDLLLFAFVLPLNHEATSKTKIDWLGALLSMSMLFSLSLGLIEGNSWGWASLSIIALFVVSLISLTAFIILEYRQNNPMINMNLFKSRNFNGASISLILCNYFLGGMAVLIPTFLTRVHGESELKAALLITPYSLAVMLSVISTSLLIKKINNKLLVTVGFALIGISYYLLNNLNVGSNYNELIIADIVLGVGYGMVAATANILAVADFHGSLLTASQSVANVLRQVGMILSIAIFTTVLTSNVYMAKNNTLKFAYEKTQKLSLSSNSTAKLKHKIYQHLNPKSSNFSKTKETVKLSKVRVSSVTENKLFQDAYQKQLKQLARQKGIQPALIPQTARIKLKVLIHQLIRQKIRKKEKRLNQQLTVLVKELKEHLKNQLSKAFLHVYGSMLWLPFVALLSIPIFKFKK; encoded by the coding sequence ATGAATAAAATTAAATACTTTTTACCGGTTTTATTATTAGGAAACCTGCTTTGTATGATGGATGTTTCGATTATGACCATCATTTTGCCAAAGCTTCAAACTGCTTTCAATGAAAGTTTGACGAATTTGTCTTGGGTCATAAATGTTTATACAATCATTTTTGCAACTCTAATTATTCCTTTTGGACGACTAGCTGAAAGATTCGGCCGAAACAAATTTGTTTTCTGTGGTCTGTTTATTTTCGGATTAGGTTCGCTTCTAACCGGTTTATCAACTAATCTGGTTTTTATGTTATTCGCCAGAGCAATTCAGAGTATCGGTACGGCTAGTATCATTCCGACCAGTATGGTGATCGGTTTGGAAAACAGCGATCAATCAAACCGCAATAAAATCGTAGCGGCTCTGGCCGGTATCCAGGGTTTAGCTGTCGCCTTAGGCCCTGCTGTTGGAGGCGTTGTTTCTCAATATTGGGGGTGGCGCTGGGTTTTCTTTATCAATGTTCCCTTGGTAATTTTAGACTTATTGCTTTTTGCCTTCGTATTGCCTTTAAACCATGAAGCCACCAGTAAAACAAAAATCGACTGGCTTGGTGCGCTTTTAAGCATGTCCATGCTGTTTTCATTGTCGCTGGGACTAATTGAAGGAAATAGTTGGGGATGGGCTTCCTTGTCGATCATTGCTTTATTCGTTGTTTCTCTAATATCTCTAACAGCGTTTATTATTTTGGAATATCGGCAAAATAATCCAATGATCAATATGAACCTGTTTAAAAGCCGCAATTTCAATGGTGCAAGTATATCTTTAATTCTTTGTAATTATTTTCTTGGCGGCATGGCAGTTTTAATCCCGACTTTTTTAACCCGTGTCCATGGCGAAAGCGAATTAAAAGCAGCGCTACTTATAACTCCCTATTCTTTAGCGGTCATGCTTTCAGTTATTTCAACTTCACTTTTGATTAAAAAAATTAATAATAAATTATTAGTGACAGTCGGTTTTGCGTTGATTGGAATTAGTTATTATTTACTGAACAACTTAAATGTTGGGTCGAATTACAATGAACTAATTATTGCCGATATTGTACTTGGCGTAGGCTATGGTATGGTCGCGGCAACAGCGAATATCCTGGCAGTAGCAGATTTTCACGGTAGCCTGTTAACTGCTTCCCAAAGTGTAGCGAATGTTTTGCGTCAGGTTGGCATGATCCTGTCAATCGCCATTTTTACAACGGTTCTAACCAGTAATGTTTATATGGCAAAAAACAATACGCTAAAGTTCGCTTACGAAAAAACTCAAAAACTGAGCCTCTCTTCTAATAGCACAGCAAAACTAAAGCACAAAATTTATCAACACCTCAATCCAAAAAGCAGCAATTTTAGTAAAACTAAGGAAACAGTTAAATTGTCCAAAGTACGCGTTAGCAGTGTTACTGAAAATAAATTGTTTCAAGATGCATATCAAAAGCAGTTAAAACAATTAGCGAGACAAAAAGGAATCCAACCAGCTTTAATTCCACAAACAGCTAGGATTAAACTCAAAGTTCTTATCCACCAGTTGATCAGACAGAAAATCAGGAAAAAAGAAAAACGTCTTAACCAGCAATTAACTGTTTTAGTAAAAGAGCTTAAAGAACATCTTAAAAACCAACTGAGCAAAGCTTTTCTTCATGTATATGGAAGCATGCTCTGGTTGCCGTTTGTTGCACTTTTATCGATTCCTATTTTTAAATTCAAAAAATAG
- a CDS encoding KTSC domain-containing protein, producing the protein MEFRKVMSSDINHVGYDQNTGKLTIVFHNGRVYSYHNIGFMTYYSFINATSIGRYFAIYIKNRPCHRGY; encoded by the coding sequence ATGGAATTTCGTAAGGTTATGTCAAGCGACATTAATCACGTTGGTTATGACCAAAATACCGGTAAATTAACAATTGTGTTCCACAATGGCCGTGTCTACAGCTATCACAATATTGGTTTTATGACTTACTACTCATTCATTAATGCAACATCCATTGGACGATATTTTGCAATCTACATAAAAAATCGACCATGCCATCGTGGATATTAA
- a CDS encoding chloride channel protein, whose amino-acid sequence MCLGGVVAQKHWHFGKEKTFVLAISTVALGLIVGASSLFLSLFLNLIEQIFLKFQETAIKPAPTGISPLHREFSVFIGGAIVTLVWYLLRTKFKLIVGVKRALKGDNMPFLETAIDVLAQIFYVGTGGSIGRELAPREAGALIAQKWEKLIAKWHLTALSREDCQLLIAAAAGAGFAGVYIAPLAGTFFCLEILLKKITPRAIGVSLTMSVIATLVGSISKGFGPYYLVKGTNFSLAFLFATACIAPICGILGSLFHESVNLAEKYQAKNWHILWQLPLVALATGLIAMLFPQIMGNGRALAQMAINTKGSSYILLLLFGALAKAVLTILTIRSGAAGGILTPSISIGAVTGVLLGSILFLIWPSIPIWQCAILGAVTFLAASQQAPLMALFMLIEISHLNYSAFLPLGLGVALSISISRIVLKQLN is encoded by the coding sequence ATGTGTTTAGGGGGGGTAGTGGCGCAAAAGCATTGGCATTTCGGAAAAGAAAAAACATTTGTTCTAGCAATATCAACCGTTGCACTAGGATTAATTGTTGGTGCTAGTTCGCTTTTTCTTAGCCTGTTTCTGAATTTAATCGAACAGATTTTTTTAAAATTTCAGGAAACGGCTATCAAACCCGCTCCAACAGGAATTTCTCCATTGCACCGAGAATTTTCCGTCTTTATTGGCGGGGCAATTGTTACCTTGGTTTGGTATCTTTTACGGACAAAGTTTAAATTAATTGTAGGAGTTAAAAGGGCATTAAAGGGTGATAATATGCCATTTTTGGAGACTGCCATCGATGTTTTAGCGCAGATTTTTTACGTTGGAACCGGTGGGTCTATTGGGCGAGAACTGGCGCCAAGAGAAGCCGGCGCTTTGATTGCTCAAAAATGGGAAAAGCTGATCGCGAAGTGGCATCTAACGGCATTGTCTCGAGAGGACTGTCAGTTACTGATCGCCGCCGCTGCTGGAGCTGGTTTTGCAGGGGTTTATATTGCGCCACTCGCAGGGACATTTTTCTGTTTGGAAATTTTATTGAAAAAGATTACGCCACGAGCAATCGGCGTTAGCTTGACTATGTCGGTTATTGCAACTTTAGTCGGATCTATCAGCAAAGGATTTGGGCCCTATTATCTGGTGAAGGGCACTAATTTTTCTTTAGCCTTTTTGTTCGCTACCGCTTGTATTGCGCCTATTTGCGGGATACTAGGATCTCTTTTCCACGAGTCGGTTAACTTAGCTGAAAAATATCAGGCGAAAAATTGGCATATTTTATGGCAATTGCCACTAGTGGCTTTAGCGACTGGCTTGATAGCGATGCTTTTTCCTCAGATCATGGGAAACGGTCGTGCTTTAGCACAAATGGCGATAAACACTAAAGGATCGAGTTATATATTGCTGCTTTTGTTTGGTGCTTTAGCCAAGGCTGTTTTGACTATACTGACAATTCGCTCAGGCGCTGCTGGCGGTATTTTAACGCCTTCGATTTCAATTGGAGCTGTTACAGGTGTCCTTTTGGGATCAATTTTGTTTTTAATATGGCCGTCTATTCCAATTTGGCAATGCGCTATTTTGGGAGCTGTTACTTTTCTGGCTGCTTCTCAACAGGCACCGCTAATGGCATTATTTATGTTGATTGAAATTAGTCATTTGAATTATTCGGCTTTTTTGCCTTTAGGGCTTGGAGTAGCTCTATCGATCAGTATCTCGAGAATTGTCCTAAAACAATTAAATTAG
- a CDS encoding zinc ribbon-containing protein — translation MRLNSIFKGKETRLMFKSGDKPGAGRYKCLTCGDIIYLFKNSDILPSCPECKAACWIKFG, via the coding sequence ATAAGGCTAAATTCAATTTTTAAGGGAAAAGAGACAAGGTTAATGTTTAAGAGTGGTGATAAGCCAGGTGCTGGACGTTATAAGTGTCTGACCTGTGGGGACATAATTTATTTGTTTAAAAATTCTGATATTCTGCCATCCTGCCCGGAATGCAAAGCTGCGTGCTGGATTAAATTTGGCTAA
- a CDS encoding MFS transporter codes for MPLLTKNTGRTKKEKLNKIERSWILYDWANSSFGIIVVTAVLPIFLTSIGRKSGFSSANINAFWSYANSFSTLLVAFCAPILGALADFAGMKGKLFNFFTILGIVSTAGLAIVGDQQFWILLSIFIFANIGYSTANIFYDSYLTDVTNNQKMDKVSSTGYGWGYLGGLVPFLFFYAMISFGILKGNEAYSAAFLIAALWWLLWTIPFWLNVRQKTSILRPRHALLAAYKEISNTVKNLKNPAYRQMAVFLVAYFFYIDGVNTIFTVASTFGLAVGISSSELLMVLLAVQLVAFPFSIIYGLLSKRVGTKKMLIIGITIYLFISVYALFINSVLEFWILGILVGSSQGGVQALSRSYYGKLLPKEHSSEFFGFFNIFGKFSAIVGPFLFGIVAQISGQVQVGAFSLAILFLIGLIVLLKVKEN; via the coding sequence ATGCCTTTACTGACTAAAAATACAGGGAGGACGAAGAAGGAAAAGCTTAATAAAATTGAGCGTTCTTGGATTTTGTATGATTGGGCCAATTCTAGTTTTGGTATTATCGTTGTTACAGCTGTTTTACCAATTTTTTTAACTAGTATTGGTCGAAAATCAGGATTTTCTTCTGCTAATATTAATGCCTTTTGGTCCTATGCCAATTCGTTTTCCACCTTGTTGGTTGCATTCTGTGCACCTATTCTTGGAGCGTTAGCTGATTTTGCCGGTATGAAAGGAAAACTTTTTAATTTTTTTACAATACTTGGGATTGTTTCAACAGCCGGATTGGCAATTGTTGGTGACCAACAATTTTGGATTCTCTTGAGCATTTTTATTTTTGCCAATATAGGCTATTCAACTGCAAATATTTTTTATGATTCTTATTTAACAGATGTAACGAACAACCAAAAAATGGACAAAGTCAGTTCAACGGGTTATGGATGGGGATATTTGGGCGGCCTGGTACCTTTTTTGTTTTTTTACGCGATGATATCTTTCGGTATTTTAAAGGGTAATGAAGCTTATTCTGCGGCCTTTTTGATTGCTGCTCTTTGGTGGCTGCTTTGGACAATACCTTTTTGGCTGAATGTTCGTCAAAAGACGAGCATTTTACGTCCACGCCATGCTCTTTTGGCTGCTTATAAAGAAATTAGCAATACGGTTAAAAATTTGAAAAACCCTGCATATCGACAAATGGCAGTTTTTTTAGTAGCCTACTTTTTTTATATTGATGGTGTTAACACAATTTTTACGGTTGCTTCAACTTTTGGTTTGGCAGTCGGGATTAGTTCTTCTGAACTTTTGATGGTTCTTTTAGCAGTACAATTGGTTGCTTTTCCATTTTCGATTATTTATGGGCTTCTTAGTAAAAGAGTTGGTACAAAAAAGATGTTGATTATAGGAATTACCATTTATTTATTTATTTCGGTCTATGCCTTGTTTATCAATTCCGTTCTTGAATTTTGGATCCTTGGAATTTTGGTTGGAAGTTCTCAAGGAGGAGTTCAGGCTTTGAGCCGTTCTTATTATGGAAAGTTGCTTCCTAAAGAGCATTCTTCTGAATTTTTTGGTTTCTTTAATATTTTTGGAAAATTTTCTGCAATTGTTGGGCCATTTTTGTTTGGCATTGTGGCTCAAATTTCTGGGCAGGTCCAAGTTGGCGCTTTTAGTTTGGCGATTTTATTTCTGATTGGTTTAATAGTTTTGTTAAAGGTCAAAGAAAATTGA
- a CDS encoding alkaline phosphatase family protein, whose protein sequence is MFKDKKHLLVVSFDAFGALDAKKHLDIMPNLKSLIEKGTHVEKIFGIYPTLTYPSHTTIVTGDYPKNHGVVNNTLVQIERGAAPDWYWWAKYIKVPTLYQLAYGRNMDVAAFLWPVTAGSSAIKYNIAEIFPNRIWQNQYTQSFKASSPFFTIRMNSKFGKLRKGIAQPQLDDFVTASVCWTLEHKYPDLTLVHLVDLDSMRHHYGVESKEAIAALKRLDVHLGMMINSLKKINRFQETNIVILGDHYQINVSKIIHLNYLFKQNSWLDYDEEKRVITNWRVMAKTTDGSTYIYLKDSKMAAGISRLIKEHAGQGIEKIYSKKELIELGADPKADLMVEAKAGYYFTDEISVASVIEEVDPNSIGQTDRYHAVHGFLPTKKNYQTTLILSGPGIKQAKKIRSARLIDEAPTFARILGLKFSNPIDGKEIKDAFTD, encoded by the coding sequence ATGTTTAAGGATAAAAAACACTTATTGGTTGTATCTTTTGATGCTTTTGGCGCGTTGGATGCAAAAAAACATTTGGATATCATGCCAAATTTGAAATCTTTGATTGAAAAAGGAACACATGTCGAGAAAATATTCGGTATTTATCCGACACTTACTTATCCGAGCCACACCACGATTGTAACTGGCGATTATCCAAAAAATCACGGCGTTGTTAATAATACTTTGGTTCAGATCGAACGGGGAGCGGCTCCTGACTGGTACTGGTGGGCGAAGTACATTAAAGTGCCTACTTTGTATCAATTGGCGTACGGTCGAAATATGGATGTTGCAGCTTTTTTGTGGCCGGTAACCGCCGGAAGTTCAGCAATTAAATATAATATTGCTGAAATTTTTCCTAATCGAATTTGGCAGAATCAATATACTCAGTCGTTTAAAGCCAGTTCTCCTTTCTTTACAATCCGAATGAATTCAAAATTTGGCAAGCTGCGTAAGGGGATTGCACAACCGCAACTTGATGATTTTGTTACTGCCTCGGTTTGTTGGACTTTGGAACATAAATATCCCGATTTGACGCTTGTTCATCTGGTCGACCTCGACTCGATGCGGCATCATTATGGTGTTGAATCCAAAGAAGCAATTGCAGCTTTGAAGAGGCTTGATGTCCATTTGGGAATGATGATTAATTCCTTAAAAAAGATTAATCGTTTTCAGGAGACAAATATTGTTATTCTTGGCGATCATTACCAGATCAATGTTTCAAAGATAATTCATCTGAACTATTTGTTTAAACAAAATTCTTGGTTGGATTATGATGAAGAAAAACGGGTTATTACTAATTGGCGGGTAATGGCTAAGACGACCGATGGATCTACTTACATTTATTTAAAGGATTCGAAAATGGCTGCGGGAATTTCTCGCTTGATTAAGGAACATGCCGGCCAGGGGATTGAAAAAATATATTCTAAAAAAGAATTAATTGAATTGGGAGCCGATCCAAAAGCCGATTTAATGGTTGAAGCCAAAGCGGGCTATTATTTTACTGACGAAATTTCAGTTGCTTCTGTAATTGAGGAAGTCGATCCGAATTCAATCGGTCAGACGGATCGCTATCATGCCGTTCACGGTTTTCTTCCAACGAAGAAAAATTATCAAACAACTTTGATTTTATCTGGTCCGGGGATTAAGCAGGCTAAAAAAATCCGATCGGCTCGTTTAATTGACGAAGCACCTACTTTTGCCAGAATTCTTGGTTTGAAATTTTCCAATCCAATTGATGGCAAGGAAATTAAAGATGCCTTTACTGACTAA